Within the Miscanthus floridulus cultivar M001 chromosome 2, ASM1932011v1, whole genome shotgun sequence genome, the region TTTAACTGCCGGCGCGGCGGACGACGCAGAAAGACTTGACGGCCCCGTCCGTGATGAAACGAAACCCTAGCGGCAGCAAGCAACTAGATTGGACTGGTGCCGGAATGGGGCCGGCGAACTGGCCCAGCCCGTGAAGATGGCGCGCCCCTTTGCGGCTGGACGAGAGGGATTGTTTGGGCTGACACGTACCCGTGAGCTATTTCGGCGGAGGAGGAGAGAGGCGGGTTTCTGGCCCAGCGCCCAGCCCATGTTACGGTTGTCTCGTCTGGGCGACCATTTGTTCTGGGAATTGATGATGAAAGCTCTGATGGGCTCAAGAGATGATAGCACACACTGGCACAATCATACGGTTGTCATGGCATCCGTACGACCAGTCCAAGCgcgcagagccagccctcagagtcAGGGAGTCAGGGGCACCGGGCACGGTCCTCAGCGAAACTGTTGTCTCTGCAGGGACAGGGTCCGTACCAGGACCACTTATCGCCGGCGATCGCTGCACAAATCGCTCACATGATGCTTAACGACGCTGCCTGTACGGCTTCCACGTCTCGTGTGGTCTCCATCTAGAGAAATGCGTCGTCACCTCCCTGGGCGGCGCCGGCGTCGGCGAGTGGCATGCTGCATCCCGGACTTTCGCTTTTCATCTGCCGCTGCCGGCGCCAGGTCCCACATATCATATCGCAGTGCCGAAGCAGGCGCGGCAGCCAGACAGCGAGTCGCGCAGCGATGCATCGATGCGCCGGCCGCCGGAGCCCAGCAGAGCTGGGACATGGACCGCCTCGTCTGAGGCCAGCGAAGCCACGGTCGTTTGGCATCGTCCGACGAGACAGCACAAAATATTTTGGTTCATACTAGTACGGTAAAACACAAGGTTGTCATGTAGAGTACCCATAAAATCTCGGCACGATGTCTACACTGCCCCGCTCTTATTCCAAACCGTGTTTGAGCCGGCACAATACAGAAATGACATGTAAGCATATACAACACTGAAATACAATTAACAGATAACTTATTTATTATACAATTATACTCCTCCAATTCTCGAAAGAATTATGAAATTcatgaaaaaaaatcataaaactaGTGACGaggagaacacacacacacacaaaaaagataTTCTGAGGGCCGCCGGCACAACAGTAAGACAGGGTCGGCAAGCTATAGGGTGCGCTTAAGACAAAGTAAAGACTCATGCTTAAACCGAAAGAGTTATAGTGTTAATATATGGCCTGACCTGACATGTCTCACATGGCTAGAAGTTAGAAGTACGACGTGAAACACACGAGCACCGTGCTGTGCCGGACTGGCATGGTCCAAGTCCAACCTCTAGAGCTCAGCACCGCAGCACGGgcgcacggcacggccggcttgGCTTGCCACGTTCCTTGCAAGTACTGGTAACAAGTCCTTGTCACGGCACGCCCTCGCCTCTGTTCGGCTAGCTCGAAAAACAGGGCCGAGGAAGAGGAGATGAAAAGGCCTCAAGTGGTGGACTCTGGCGCATGAGGAAGCAGGCGCTGGCGCTGCTGCACACATGGACATGGGTGACTTCACGCACGTACGCCGAATCACACAGGCAGGCGGCGATCGGCGATCGGGCCGGCCCTCGTGTCATGCAGTCCTGCTCATGCGTGCGTTCGCGTACCCGCGGCGGCATTAATAAACGAACGGTATGCCCTCCTCCGTTCTGCTTTGACTTGCCTCGCCGTCGCCGAGCCGACGCCACCGGCGGCCGACGGTACTGCTCCGATCCGATCCTCGCCGTGCCGAGACCGACAGAGCGACAGCGATGCTGCGAAAGGCCCTGAGCGCCCCGGTGGGGGAAAGCCGGAAAGGGAAACAAACCGCACCAACACAGTGACCCGCCTGAGCACGGTCTACACAGTTCCCCCGCCGCGCGCGGCAGGTTACATTACATACAGCTATGCTACAGGCTACGACGCTACGGCTGCACCGCACGCGAATGGGCCGGCGGCCGCGGCACGGCAGCTTTTCTTTTGGCTCCGCTGCCTGCCTGCGGGCTGCGGTGCGGGGCAGAACGCCGAGAATGATTTCGCGACGCGGAACGCGCGGAGCGGAGCGGGGCATGGCACGTCCGTCCACGCTCGGTTTCGTTTCGGCGCCGCGCGCAGCGGCGCGGGGCAAGGAAGGATGGACCGGCGGATCGGGGCAAAAGCTTTTCGCACCAGTGGCTGGCAAAGcccgttcggttggctggtttgtatagttgctggttcgtgaagaagtactgttgactggtttgtgtgagagaaaaatactatttcggttgaaaatttacgatcattcaGGACGAACCACCCGATCGAGCCGCGGCCCCTTAGCTTGCATGGCTCGCAGAGTCGCAGTCGCATACACTACTGTAGGCCCGTGGCAGCGTGTCGTACCCCGCTCAGCCTGGCACGCACAGGAGAGGGCATCTGTACATGGCGACGACAGCACCCGATGAGGCAAAGCCTGTCCGTCCCCCGTCCTCCCGTCGTCCTCCCAGAGAGAAGCATGCAGACGGGTGCGGCGCGGCAACGACGACAGCAGAGGACATGCACGGCTCCGCAGTCGTCACGCAGAGATGGGGCTTGCCGTGGAGATCAGAGGCCGACGCTGCAGCCAGAGCCAGCTCAGGCCAGAAGGTTGCACGGCACCGCGCAACTGCAAACACGGAACCCAGCAGCAGTGCTCCCCGTTCGTTTACAAATTAAAACACTGATCTGGCCGATTATCGgcgtgttcgttggttggtttctaggctagtTTAGGTTGACTGGTGttaatttgttgtaagagaaaaatactgttggctaattgaataagcctggctgaaaccaacgaaCGAACATGTTAATTATGGAGAGAAAACAAAAATACCTTATAACGCAAACGAACGGACGCTTACACACACGATCGATACTGTGCGTGGTCTATCTAAAACCGTACACACACACATGGATGCATGGCTCTCCAAAGACAAGGGATAAAAAACTACAGGTCTACATCTAGCCCTGCCACCCCCAACACTGTTGTACCACTCTGTTCAGCCTTTGGTCTACTAGCTACAGTTTTCACTCCTCACCCTTCCTACTGGAGTTCTACTGAGCCAAGTAAAAACAACAGTAGAGAGGTCTCCTGCTCGTCTCTGCGCTGCACGCATGGACCACTGCATGCAGCGCAGCCGTTGCCATGGCCGCACCTTGGTCCGTCCCCTAGCGCTCTGCCCCTGCTCTACCTCTTCGTACGCATGTCCTCCTCTCCTCTGGGTGGCCCGGCCGTCGTCCCCTCCTCTGCGCCCGCGTTCGTCTCGTCGTGTACATGACTCATGCCTGCCCCGCCTCCGTACGTGGTTTTGACTTACCGTCCCCGTCCCTCCGCGGCTGCCGCCGTCGTCAGCAGCATGCGCCGGCGGCGTAGGCGAAGATCTGGTACACCACCGTCGCTACCTCGTCCGCCGTCGCCACCTCGCACCCTTCCTCCATCTGCACGTACACAGATAGGTGCACCATTACACTACTGTAAAAGTATAAGGTTAGGGTCTTAGGGACGAGCGCGCCATCGCCACAGACGCATGCAGAGGTAGCGAGCTGTGTTGTGTTTTGCGTCGCAGATTCCAAGGACAAGAGGGAAACAGACAGCCAGGGAAAGCTGAGGTTTGTAAGGGCTAATCTGTCTGTAAACGGTGGACGGTGTGGTCTCATGCCTGCCTGTACCAATTACCAAATGCAAGGCCACCAGTACTAGCAAGCCTACCAGGCCACCAGGGGCTCATCGTATTCGAACACTCCATCTACATACTCCAAGCCCTGCCTTCATACAAGGCGTCGAGACCCATGCACCGCATGTCTGCACGGCGGTTTGGTTTGAGAGATCCCACGCAACCGCAACTAACGCTCCACGAGGAAAAACAATCCGTTCGCTTTctgcaaccatcatggcagtgCTGCATCGCAAGTGCATGTGCATGTCAGCGTGTAGCGAAATCTCACAAAGATATCCAGTATCATGCTAGAAATACAACATTGGCAGTATATTATTAGGTGATGCTAGTTTGGTCCCAAATTTATTTTAAGTCTAATTTTCTTTTGTTAACGTCATGTTCTAAGAGCGTCTCCAAGTGTTTGGGTTAAAAAGAGCACTAGAGGTTGTTATTTAAGATGCTTCTACGAACTATTGGAAACAAAGAAAATAGACTGCAGCAATGCTGTCAACACATTGTCTTCTTAATGCGAAGGAGTTGGAGTTGTATTGGCTCTGCTCCGACTCTGACTCCTATCGAATTTATAGTAAAAAAACAATAGGATAATGCTGCCAATGTAGCATTACTAGTATGATACTAGACATCATATATACTAGTAATACTACTACATTAACAGTATTATTAGATAATGCTAGTTTTGTCCCATATTTAAGTCTGAATTTCTTTGTTAATATCATGttctaagagcatctctaagtgGTTGTTGGGTAAAAAAGAGCACTAGAGGTTGTTATTTAGGATGCTTCGTGCTTCTAAAAACTATAGGAAACGAAGGGGGGGAAATGTACTCCTAGTCCCCTACTGCAGCATTGTCGTCTACATATTGTTTTTTTAAAACGAAATTCAAAAGAATTACTCGTAcaaaatttataattaaaaaaaaaactcctccCGAATTTAAGTCATGTTTTTTCTTTGTCAAATATAGGGTGCTCTCTTGCACTTTCCACATGTCGATTTTAAATCAAGTGCAGTTTTTAAAGTCACGTTTTCCTTTCTCAAAAATAGAGTACTTTCTTGCACTTTGCGCAggtggatttcaaatcaagtgcAGTTTAACACAAAACGGGAAAGAGAAAAAGGGTACTCTCTTTGCACTTTGCACCAGTCAAACGCATGATTGGGGGAAAACGAGGGACGAGAGTACGTAACGCAAGCAATGGAAGTGCGTGGGAGGAGACGGGACATGCATGAGCATGACAAGAAGTGAAATCGACGTGACACTTCTCGCTGACCTTAAGGTTGAAGCAGTACACGACGGCGTCATGTCCGACGGAGGTGACGGCGAGGTGTAAGACCGCGAGGCGGAGGTCCTCGAGCGCGGCGACGGCGCGGACGAGCCGCCCGGGCCACCGCCTCCCCGCGACGCGCACGCGCACGTGCCTGCCCACCGCGGCCGTCGCCTCCACGTCCACGCCAGCGCCGAGGCCGCCGCGCGACGAGTCCGAGTAGCTCGCGTACTGCGGGGACACGAACACGCCGTCCGACGCGGCCGTGGCCACCGCGGCCGCGGCGCCGGTACCACCGCGACGCGCGGCCGCAGCCGCCTGCAGCGCCACCAGCTGCTGCTCTAGTTGCTTCACGTAGTCGATCGCGCCACCCACCACTGTCGCCTGGTCGCCCTGCATGCAAATCATTGTTGTTGCATCGTCAGAGACGGATCGGAAGGGAACGCAGCATTGTCTCGTCTGCATGGGCGTTGCATGGCTTTGGCTTACGCGGGGGATGTAGCTGGAGGGGATGAGGGAGCGGAGCGAGGCGAGGTGGTCGTTCATGAGGCGCCGCCGGTTGCGCTCCACGGCGATGTGCGTCATCCGCTGGCTCTCGGCCTCCTCGGGCTTCCTGCGCttctccggcggcggcgcggcgcgcgcgCGGGGCCTCGGCCGCTTCCTCCGCCTCTCGGTCCTGCTGGCCACGGGCGcagacgccgccgccgcgggagCCACCACCTGCGTGACGCAGCTCTCGAGCAGGTCGAGGTCGGAGACGGCTCGCGCGAAGACGTGCCGCTTGCGCCcgtcatgctgctgctgctgctgctggtcctCCGCCTCCACCACGACTCCCGCGCCCTGGAGCAGCGCCAGAAAGGGCATCTGCGCCGCAGCGGCCGCGGTGCTGGTGCTgaccgcctgctgctgctgctgctgcttgtccgCCCACTGTTCCATTACCGCCACCGTCGTCGCCACGCCATCGCCGGAAGGGGAGCAAGAAAGGCACATCATCAGCAACAGCAAGCCGATCGAGAAACGGGGGCAGCAAGTGCAACAGCAAGGCCATTAAAGAGACTCCTAGTAGTCGAGTCGATCTCCTAGGAAGAGTAGCGAGCCCAGTGGCGCGCATTGAattgtgcgtgcgtgcgtgcgtgggtGGGTGCCGGCAGAGCTGCTGCCACTGCGACGACATTATTAGGGAAGGAGAAAAGGAGGAACAAAAGAAGAGGGCACGGAAGGGAAAGGAAGCGGCAGGCAGGAGAGAGGAGGCAGGGTGCAGTAATACTCCAATGCATTTACGACGAGCTTCCTCCAGAGAGAAGCTGCCGCTGGAAATGGAAGCTGCTTGCTCCATAACTCCATTGCCTGCCCCCTCAGCTCCCTGAGTGTGTAGGTGAACTTACCAGCGAAGAGGCGATGGGCccttgcagctgcagctgcagctgcatccTCTCCATGAGATCTTGTTGGCAAGGCGTCTCTATACAGTAACTGCAGAGGGAGTAATGAGCCCCTCCCTGAGGCGTGAGGCGGCAGCTGCGACTTGCGAGCCTGCAACAGCAAGCCCCCTCCGTCCTCCGTCCACGCAGCAGCAGCTACAGCTAGCTATACCTCCTCGCTAGCTCTCCCtgtggcggcggcagcagcggctgGAGCTACGATTACGTGCAGCGAGGGCTCCAATAAATGGAAAAGGAAGGGCAGGATtagcagctgcagcagcagcactgTAGAGTGCACTGTGTCTGTGTAGTGGAacaggaaggaggaggaggataggCCATAGGCGAGGCCACGGATCCCGTGTGAAAGTGCGAGGAGGGGACTAGGGGAGGGAGGAGTTGTCTCTTCTCGAACGGGTGGGGGGGTGGCCTGGTGGGTAGGGCAGTGCAGGTAGCTGGTCCAAGGAGGGAAGGATTTGGATTTGGGAGGGGGTGGATCCGTGCAAGACGTGAATTATTGCGGGTGTCCGGTGACATGCATGGGTGGCGCGCGCGGGAGCGGCCGGCGAGCGTAACGGATTTGTCGGCACCGAGGGCAGTGGCAGGGGCGGCCGTCCGCGTGGGGTCTCGATCGGCCAGTCGGCCTCCGCCCGCTCTGGGTCGCCCACCGACCTGCCATTGCCCATGGCCCGGACCTGCCCTCCCTCGGACCTGCCGCCGTGCTCGATGTCTTTCTCCCCGTCTGCTAGCCTGCGCCAGCCTGCCGCAGGGAGGTCTGCCCGGTTGGGGCTCTCCTCGGACACCGGGCGGGCAGGGGGTCGCCGGGTTGGCTATGCGATCGATCACGATCACGATCACGATCACGCATTCACGCAGGTTTGTTCAAAGGGAAAATTGGTTACGTAGCATCGAAGAGATCGTGACTTtcgtaaaataccactgaaagacATCGGTCCTGTAAAATGTCACTGAAAGGTGCACACGTGAACTGAAAATACCATTCTGTTACATTTGAGCGTTAGGTCTGTTAACTTAGACCAAAATACCCCAAACCGTTACAAGAGCTCTAAAAACATAAGAATCAAACCCCAAACCGGTACAGAAGCTCTAAAAACGTAAGAATGAAATACAAGGATGAACTGAcagcatttcaacacatacaagtCACCATATGCACTAAATATTGACCAAGCACATGAAAAATATTCTGGTTCAACACATGGACTAATATTGACCAACACATCTTGTAAGCACATGGCTAAATAAGTTCACAGGAACCATATTGGTCTGGTCCAACACATGAACAAAATAGATTTAGTACATGACTTTTTCATACAGCAACAGTTCAATAAAATAATTCAAGATCACACTAGCCTAGTTTATGATGATCCTCCTAGCAATGCCTCATGGTGATGTATCCAGTTGTGCTGCCATTCATCTTGTTATTGGCCCTAGACTCACTCGTATGCCTGGTGGTCTTGTTGGTGTAGAAACAAAAGCTGCCATCCTTCTTGTTGTTGGTCCTGGACTGACCGGTGCTTGGATGGTCTCAGAAGTTAATAATATTAGTggaacaactttattattaacttCAAGTATAACTCAGAATAAACACATATGGTAGAGAAGAGTAGGTCCAGCAATGCATTTCTGAGACCATGCAACATGACCATCATGTCCAATGTCATTAAAACTTCTTCTTTAAAGAAAATTTTCCAGCGTTCAAGATAAAGAGTTCCAACATGTACCAATGTGTTCGCAGTGTTTCATCCTAACAGCCTAAGAACTAAAACTTAAAACACGAACTATTTCATAAATCCAACAAACAAAaaatgcaaagcaaaaccaaaaaCAACTATCTACTTTAAAAGTGTGAAGACTGGACACTACAACCCATGCTCAaccaaccaaagcaagcaaaatGTCCAGTTCCTACCTCCTCAATTCAATTAGCAATACTATAAGAATCTGTCCCTTGAATGAATGATGTCACCAATCTGAAAAGCTGAAATTCTTAACTAGGGTTTTATTCTTACCCGTCGGGGATCTCAGATCGATGCATTGTTCCACCGCATGCACACTGGAGGAGGAGTCACGGCCGGCGCAACACGCagtcgaggaggaggaggtggtggacggCGCGGCCTCCGCGTGACGAGCGGCCCGCGGCGGACAGCGCGGCCTCCACACGGGGAGCGGCCTGCGCGCGAAGAGGAAGCCGCGGCGGCCGGCGTAGGAGGCCCTCGGAGCTCCCGGGCGGCCGGCGGACGGGCGGAGGCGGCGCTTCCAGGTAGAACTGAGCGCGGCGCGGCTGTCTCACTTGCGCGGCATAGCTCCCGTATGAGGACAGGGACGAGGATAAGGCAAGGGCAAAAATGTCACTTAACTTTTGGAGTCTAGATCAAATTAACGCTCCCGAGTGTAAAACCTGACGGAGTGC harbors:
- the LOC136540761 gene encoding transcription factor bHLH57-like isoform X1; the protein is MMCLSCSPSGDGVATTVAVMEQWADKQQQQQQAVSTSTAAAAAQMPFLALLQGAGVVVEAEDQQQQQQHDGRKRHVFARAVSDLDLLESCVTQVVAPAAAASAPVASRTERRRKRPRPRARAAPPPEKRRKPEEAESQRMTHIAVERNRRRLMNDHLASLRSLIPSSYIPRGDQATVVGGAIDYVKQLEQQLVALQAAAAARRGGTGAAAAVATAASDGVFVSPQYASYSDSSRGGLGAGVDVEATAAVGRHVRVRVAGRRWPGRLVRAVAALEDLRLAVLHLAVTSVGHDAVVYCFNLKMEEGCEVATADEVATVVYQIFAYAAGACC
- the LOC136540761 gene encoding transcription factor bHLH57-like isoform X2 produces the protein MERMQLQLQLQGPIASSLWADKQQQQQQAVSTSTAAAAAQMPFLALLQGAGVVVEAEDQQQQQQHDGRKRHVFARAVSDLDLLESCVTQVVAPAAAASAPVASRTERRRKRPRPRARAAPPPEKRRKPEEAESQRMTHIAVERNRRRLMNDHLASLRSLIPSSYIPRGDQATVVGGAIDYVKQLEQQLVALQAAAAARRGGTGAAAAVATAASDGVFVSPQYASYSDSSRGGLGAGVDVEATAAVGRHVRVRVAGRRWPGRLVRAVAALEDLRLAVLHLAVTSVGHDAVVYCFNLKMEEGCEVATADEVATVVYQIFAYAAGACC